A genome region from Nodosilinea sp. FACHB-141 includes the following:
- a CDS encoding hemerythrin domain-containing protein, protein MVTTLDDTKRQLIGEKLADLKAFQNLIISNDQKLMEACPYQDIRERLQNFLEDDQKNLGIIETVIVQYGVPADPSTATEKFISQSEQMMSGDEFTFYQKLIHHELMKHSQAMSGIVIHKAAQKVGADIEIAIGPLNTVNFEGRAHQEQLKGMLEQVGVREMTGQDADQGIWARVQDSIAALSGVFGSVVTQNTDKQDMNIQTLIRLDHSKANTIFTEIGGTQDPQKLQEYFGQLYKDLLAHAEAEEEVVYPNVRSFYGNENVQELYDEQAEMKRMLDEIKAIDPALTDEFKSKVKQLMDAVGDHMRQEESTMFAAIDKNCSTSQKEQMATDFKAAKGKLQREMASAIS, encoded by the coding sequence ATGGTTACAACGCTAGACGATACAAAGCGCCAGTTAATTGGTGAGAAGTTGGCAGATTTAAAAGCTTTTCAAAATTTGATAATCTCGAATGATCAAAAGCTCATGGAGGCCTGCCCCTACCAAGATATTCGCGAACGTCTCCAGAACTTTCTGGAGGACGACCAGAAAAACCTTGGCATTATTGAAACTGTAATTGTTCAATATGGTGTTCCAGCCGATCCTAGCACTGCAACTGAAAAATTCATTTCACAGTCTGAGCAGATGATGTCTGGCGATGAGTTTACATTTTATCAAAAACTCATACACCATGAATTGATGAAGCATAGTCAAGCGATGAGCGGCATCGTAATTCATAAGGCAGCCCAGAAGGTAGGAGCAGACATCGAAATAGCCATTGGGCCTTTGAATACGGTCAATTTTGAAGGGCGTGCCCATCAAGAACAGCTTAAGGGGATGCTCGAACAGGTGGGTGTTCGTGAGATGACTGGTCAAGACGCCGATCAAGGAATTTGGGCACGGGTGCAAGACTCGATCGCCGCATTATCCGGAGTATTTGGTAGTGTGGTGACCCAAAATACCGACAAGCAGGATATGAATATTCAGACCCTGATTCGGCTGGACCATAGCAAGGCAAACACTATCTTTACCGAAATCGGCGGTACTCAAGATCCTCAAAAGCTCCAAGAGTATTTTGGGCAGCTCTATAAAGATTTGCTGGCCCACGCTGAGGCGGAAGAAGAAGTTGTTTATCCGAATGTACGCTCATTCTACGGCAACGAGAATGTTCAAGAGCTGTACGATGAGCAAGCTGAAATGAAGCGCATGCTAGATGAGATCAAAGCCATTGACCCTGCTTTGACTGATGAGTTCAAATCAAAGGTTAAACAGTTAATGGATGCCGTTGGCGATCATATGCGCCAGGAGGAATCTACGATGTTTGCCGCTATTGATAAGAATTGCAGCACTAGTCAAAAGGAACAAATGGCAACTGACTTTAAAGCTGCCAAGGGTAAGCTACAGCGGGAAATGGCATCTGCTATTAGCTAA
- a CDS encoding glycosyltransferase family 2 protein, with the protein MKFSLVITTYNRLELLKRAIACGLNQTVPCEVVVADDASTDGTEEYMRSLGSQVVYHRNAQNLNHAATVNNGVAAASGEWVKFLDDDDYLAPDCIEKMAAAIAQHPQAVLCSCQAIQVDEYGAEIRRTPATGPGQVFYIPQSAIHYGMLMDQVPFGTPAQVAARRDAFLRAGGWDTTMTTNYDDIDAWVKLADFGDALFINECLAYRTIWAGGYEQKMSLSRRMALNLTIKERIYGRVNEGYRDRIPTLAAIGQYLHLHWGLVALRQRQVAAGLSLLAPGALSPEAWQLLAQARKLRSQPGANSLVPRTVLVP; encoded by the coding sequence ATGAAATTTAGCTTGGTGATTACTACCTACAATCGGCTGGAGCTGCTGAAGCGGGCGATCGCCTGCGGTCTCAACCAAACCGTGCCTTGCGAAGTCGTGGTCGCTGACGATGCCTCTACCGACGGCACTGAGGAGTATATGCGCAGTCTGGGTAGCCAGGTTGTCTATCACCGCAATGCCCAAAACCTTAACCATGCCGCTACGGTCAACAATGGCGTGGCCGCCGCCAGCGGCGAGTGGGTTAAGTTTTTGGATGATGACGACTATCTAGCACCAGACTGCATTGAGAAGATGGCAGCGGCGATCGCCCAGCATCCTCAAGCCGTGCTCTGCTCCTGCCAGGCAATTCAGGTTGACGAGTATGGTGCTGAGATTCGCCGCACCCCGGCTACCGGACCCGGCCAGGTGTTCTACATTCCTCAAAGCGCCATCCACTACGGCATGTTGATGGATCAGGTGCCCTTTGGCACCCCAGCCCAGGTAGCGGCCCGCCGCGATGCCTTTTTGCGGGCGGGCGGCTGGGATACCACCATGACCACCAACTACGATGACATCGACGCCTGGGTAAAACTGGCTGACTTTGGCGATGCGCTGTTTATCAACGAATGCCTGGCATACCGCACGATCTGGGCCGGGGGCTACGAGCAAAAAATGTCGCTCAGCCGTCGCATGGCGCTGAATTTGACTATTAAAGAACGAATCTATGGGCGGGTGAATGAAGGGTACCGCGATCGCATTCCTACCCTTGCCGCCATTGGTCAATACCTGCACCTGCACTGGGGCCTAGTTGCCCTGCGCCAGCGCCAGGTCGCAGCTGGGCTATCTCTATTGGCCCCCGGTGCTCTGTCGCCCGAGGCATGGCAACTGCTGGCTCAAGCTCGGAAGCTGCGATCGCAGCCAGGAGCGAATAGCTTAGTCCCCCGCACCGTCCTGGTTCCTTAG
- a CDS encoding alpha-mannosidase — protein sequence MPPAIVLPVLPPQILATLDRLRHLSQLDVQGTWHRCPEAVESLDRSSSNAWKTWPLARLNDRHHIAWPKGKVSLGLHQRFTWPTDLNGYPLQGLTARLALRWWADQADIFVNGEPVQTGDIFDCWTRIVLTDRVVPGESVDVSLKLLSPGHDEGALVQAELVFEALEGNCPEPGFVADELAVLATYLAQFDPNKLDILTQALEGIDWDGVGDRDRFHASLLRVRDALKQFSPWLKQRTLHCLGHAHLDLAWLWPVPETWEAAENTFRSVLALQQEFPELTFSHSSPALFAWLEQHRPELFATIQQQVKAGRWAIDAGLWVEPDLNLPGGEAIARQILYGQRYCVEKFGGVSAIAWLPDTFGFSWQLPQLLTQGGIRYFATQKLRWNDTNLFPHDLFSWQGLDGTEITGVTLPPIGTDITPVDMAQYACQWEVNTGFVDALWLPGVGDHGGGPTRDMLLKAQRWANSPFLPTLTFGHAAPLFDQLTHRPIDPSTHPPAPSLPTWNDELYLELHRGCYTTHGDQKQYNRRCEDMLFQAELFASIAAIYELQPYPHAELEAAWKHVLFNQFHDILPGSSIPEVFEQANAEWQAALEMGDRILQTSLQALAERCLFPAPLHPDAVPVVLFNPLNWERSEVVNVSLSSLPQAFWQAQDAEGQTLPTQLEQADSPSLLVYVPAIPSVGYRLIWLIPAEAAPSSSPPAEWVLENAHLKAIIDPTIGGIASLIHKATGTETFQGYGNQIQAFKDEGQYWDAWNIAPDYQDHPLDAFVLKSISWIEYGPARQTLRVVHGFNQSTIAQDYRLEANAPVLAVHTKVDWHETQVVLKAAFPLTVSAAEATYEIPFGAIARSTTPTTPQDQAKWEVPALRWADLSDGDRGVSILTDYKHGFDAKPNQLRLTLLKAPVWPDPGCDRGLQTFSYAIYPHAHGWQQAKTVQAAYNFNLPIRPWVLLSSAMSTGAQSSASFLNLGDTGFVLSAFKQAEEAADQYILRGYESNGLETSLKLQGSIPVEVTGRVNLLEEPYEAKGWHGVDPWQIVSLAVSISPAL from the coding sequence ATGCCCCCTGCCATCGTTCTTCCTGTACTCCCGCCGCAGATTTTAGCGACCCTCGATCGCCTTCGTCATCTGAGCCAACTGGATGTGCAGGGTACCTGGCACCGCTGTCCTGAGGCTGTGGAGAGTCTGGATCGTTCCTCTAGCAATGCCTGGAAAACCTGGCCTTTAGCAAGGCTAAACGATCGCCATCACATTGCCTGGCCTAAGGGCAAAGTCTCCCTGGGGCTGCACCAGCGCTTTACTTGGCCTACCGATCTCAACGGTTATCCTCTTCAGGGGCTGACGGCGAGGCTGGCGCTGCGCTGGTGGGCCGACCAAGCGGACATCTTCGTCAATGGCGAGCCGGTGCAGACGGGAGATATCTTCGACTGCTGGACGCGGATTGTGCTGACGGACAGGGTTGTGCCGGGAGAATCGGTAGATGTTTCGCTGAAGCTGCTAAGTCCGGGCCACGACGAGGGGGCGCTGGTGCAGGCCGAACTGGTATTTGAAGCCTTGGAGGGAAACTGCCCCGAACCTGGCTTTGTAGCCGACGAACTGGCGGTCTTGGCTACTTATCTGGCTCAGTTTGACCCCAACAAGCTCGACATTCTCACTCAGGCTCTTGAGGGAATTGATTGGGATGGGGTGGGCGATCGCGATCGCTTCCACGCCTCACTTCTGCGCGTGCGGGATGCTTTGAAGCAGTTTTCGCCCTGGCTTAAGCAGCGCACCCTTCATTGCCTGGGCCACGCGCATTTAGATCTAGCCTGGCTCTGGCCCGTCCCCGAAACTTGGGAAGCGGCCGAGAATACGTTTCGCTCGGTGCTGGCGTTGCAGCAAGAGTTTCCCGAACTCACTTTTAGCCATTCCTCCCCAGCGCTATTTGCCTGGTTAGAGCAGCACCGCCCCGAGTTATTTGCCACTATTCAGCAGCAGGTGAAAGCGGGGCGCTGGGCGATTGATGCGGGGCTGTGGGTTGAGCCTGATCTAAACTTGCCGGGGGGAGAGGCGATCGCCCGACAGATTCTCTATGGCCAGCGATACTGTGTCGAGAAATTTGGTGGGGTGAGCGCGATAGCCTGGCTGCCCGACACCTTTGGCTTCTCCTGGCAACTGCCCCAGCTGCTTACCCAGGGCGGCATTCGCTACTTCGCCACCCAAAAACTCCGCTGGAACGACACCAACCTCTTCCCGCACGACCTGTTTAGCTGGCAGGGGTTAGACGGCACCGAGATTACGGGCGTTACCCTGCCCCCCATCGGCACCGACATTACCCCGGTTGACATGGCCCAATATGCCTGCCAATGGGAAGTCAATACGGGTTTTGTCGATGCCCTATGGCTTCCCGGCGTCGGTGATCACGGCGGTGGCCCCACCCGCGACATGCTGCTCAAGGCCCAGCGCTGGGCCAACTCCCCCTTCTTACCCACCCTCACCTTCGGCCACGCTGCCCCCTTGTTTGACCAACTCACCCATCGACCCATCGACCCATCGACCCATCCACCTGCCCCCTCACTTCCCACCTGGAACGACGAACTCTACCTCGAACTCCATCGAGGCTGCTACACCACCCACGGCGACCAAAAACAGTACAACCGCCGCTGCGAAGACATGCTGTTTCAGGCCGAACTATTTGCCTCCATCGCCGCGATCTATGAGCTTCAGCCCTATCCCCATGCGGAGCTAGAGGCTGCCTGGAAGCACGTTCTCTTTAACCAGTTCCACGATATTTTGCCGGGGTCGTCGATCCCCGAAGTGTTTGAGCAGGCGAATGCAGAATGGCAGGCGGCGCTGGAGATGGGCGATCGCATTTTGCAAACCTCTCTTCAGGCTCTCGCCGAGCGGTGTCTCTTTCCCGCGCCTCTGCATCCTGACGCTGTGCCCGTGGTGCTGTTTAACCCGTTGAACTGGGAGCGCAGTGAGGTGGTGAACGTTTCTTTGTCTTCCCTGCCTCAAGCTTTCTGGCAAGCGCAGGATGCGGAGGGCCAAACGCTACCCACCCAGCTTGAACAGGCTGACTCTCCATCGCTGCTAGTCTACGTTCCCGCTATTCCTTCTGTGGGCTACCGCCTGATTTGGTTGATTCCTGCCGAGGCGGCCCCATCTAGTTCACCGCCTGCGGAGTGGGTTTTAGAGAACGCCCACCTGAAAGCCATCATTGACCCTACCATTGGCGGCATCGCCAGCCTGATTCACAAAGCTACGGGCACCGAAACCTTCCAGGGCTATGGAAACCAGATCCAGGCTTTCAAAGACGAGGGCCAATATTGGGACGCGTGGAATATTGCCCCTGATTACCAAGATCATCCCCTAGATGCCTTTGTACTTAAGAGTATTAGCTGGATTGAGTATGGCCCAGCGCGGCAGACCCTCCGGGTAGTGCATGGCTTCAATCAGTCCACTATCGCTCAAGACTACCGTTTAGAGGCAAATGCTCCCGTGCTTGCTGTTCATACCAAGGTGGATTGGCACGAAACCCAAGTGGTGCTGAAGGCAGCGTTTCCGCTGACGGTGTCGGCAGCTGAGGCGACCTATGAAATTCCCTTCGGGGCGATCGCCCGCTCAACCACTCCCACCACTCCCCAAGACCAGGCCAAGTGGGAAGTGCCCGCCCTGCGCTGGGCCGACCTCAGCGATGGCGATCGCGGCGTCAGCATTCTCACCGACTACAAGCACGGGTTTGATGCCAAACCCAACCAACTGCGGCTGACGCTGCTCAAGGCTCCTGTCTGGCCAGATCCGGGGTGCGATCGCGGCCTCCAAACCTTCAGCTACGCCATTTATCCCCACGCCCATGGCTGGCAGCAGGCCAAGACCGTACAGGCCGCCTACAACTTCAACCTGCCTATTCGACCCTGGGTGTTGCTATCCTCGGCCATGTCTACAGGCGCTCAATCCTCCGCCAGCTTCCTTAATTTAGGAGACACTGGGTTTGTGCTGTCAGCCTTCAAACAGGCAGAGGAAGCGGCAGATCAATATATTCTGCGCGGCTATGAAAGTAACGGCTTAGAAACATCTCTGAAGCTCCAGGGCTCTATCCCAGTGGAGGTGACGGGGCGAGTAAATTTGCTAGAAGAACCCTACGAAGCGAAGGGATGGCATGGGGTAGATCCCTGGCAAATTGTCAGTCTGGCGGTATCCATTAGTCCGGCCCTATAG
- a CDS encoding photosystem II reaction center protein I, translated as MLTLKIVVYLVVAFFVSLFVFGFLSGDPSRNPGRQDMD; from the coding sequence ATGCTCACCCTTAAGATTGTGGTTTACCTCGTAGTCGCCTTCTTTGTGTCCCTGTTCGTGTTTGGCTTTTTGAGCGGCGACCCCTCCCGCAACCCCGGCCGTCAAGACATGGACTAG
- a CDS encoding DUF3769 domain-containing protein, translating into MPLPPMLPAVPPPPESAEVVLVSAVVASQSGPGGMAAIASTDSVVASPLSLSGVSLLSPLLAIDDGSEPLIPEPTDSEPLVPVEPAIEDTEAPVEVDSEPLNPGPESPQPENSEAEPPEPESPDTPVEDAPVETELPAEGVGSILLRADRQEFEPVRQVVTATGDVLVQFGTGQLAADRLWANLVNRHLRAEGNVFFNRNNQIIEGATATYNLLQGAGTITESRGELELPALEDDFSTDSAGLGQGSNVPLDYRLQNQRSISQVTSPGGIALATGDPQVLLGGEQRPIERVRFEAEQISFDADGWYGEQVRLTNDPFSPPDLEFRANSVRLTPINELEDELVFENPRLVFNQGLSIPLFRNRFVLTRGQLPPEALNPLPAGIGIDGRDRGGLYVEAPLPINRVGPLNVTIAPQFFISRWLGASNYNIGDPANFGLAAQVEGSLGPRTQVLGSASLAGFDLANFSERFRASFRARQLLGTHRLTLEYSYRDRLFNGSLGYQDVQNTIGALLESPVVALGNSGIDLTYQVSGQYITANTDRPDLLDPGEGIGLASLFRFQGSADLTRNFLLWQGQPLPATATEGLRYSPRPLVPNLALGVGLRSGATYYTSSDFQESLETRVILSGQLGHLQRKTFDYTQFNIGFRHTLVGGDTSPFLFDRAVDRNVLSGGIIQQIYGPFLAGFQASINVDSGRTIDSNLIFEYRRRAYGLLVTYSPTQETGFLGFRLSGFDWVGRTAPFDSPPDTPSDVVVQ; encoded by the coding sequence ATGCCTTTGCCGCCTATGTTGCCCGCTGTGCCCCCACCCCCAGAATCAGCCGAAGTCGTGCTGGTTTCAGCGGTAGTGGCCTCCCAGTCAGGGCCGGGGGGAATGGCAGCGATCGCTTCAACCGATAGTGTTGTAGCTAGCCCCTTGTCTTTGAGCGGAGTTAGCCTGCTCTCACCGCTGTTAGCGATCGATGACGGCTCAGAGCCTCTGATACCTGAACCCACCGATAGCGAGCCTCTAGTGCCCGTTGAACCAGCGATCGAGGACACCGAAGCACCGGTTGAAGTCGATTCAGAACCTCTTAATCCTGGGCCTGAAAGCCCTCAACCCGAAAATTCTGAGGCTGAACCGCCTGAGCCTGAATCACCCGACACCCCCGTCGAAGATGCCCCCGTCGAAACAGAACTGCCGGCTGAGGGGGTAGGCTCCATATTACTGCGGGCCGATCGCCAAGAGTTTGAGCCCGTTCGCCAGGTTGTCACTGCTACAGGCGATGTGCTGGTGCAGTTTGGCACGGGACAGCTAGCCGCCGATCGCCTCTGGGCTAACTTAGTCAATCGCCATCTGCGAGCCGAAGGCAACGTTTTCTTTAACCGCAACAATCAAATTATTGAGGGCGCAACAGCTACCTACAACCTATTGCAGGGTGCAGGCACGATTACCGAGAGCCGAGGTGAGCTAGAGCTGCCCGCCCTAGAAGACGATTTCTCCACCGATTCGGCTGGTCTAGGGCAGGGTTCTAACGTTCCTCTCGACTATCGGCTACAAAATCAGAGGTCCATTTCCCAAGTCACCAGCCCAGGCGGGATTGCCCTGGCGACGGGCGATCCCCAAGTGCTGCTGGGGGGTGAACAGCGCCCAATTGAGCGGGTACGGTTTGAGGCCGAGCAAATTTCCTTTGATGCTGACGGCTGGTATGGCGAGCAAGTTCGGCTGACAAACGATCCCTTCTCGCCCCCAGACTTGGAGTTTAGGGCCAATAGTGTGCGGCTTACACCCATCAATGAGTTAGAAGACGAGCTGGTGTTTGAAAACCCCCGGCTGGTATTTAACCAGGGCCTTTCCATTCCGTTGTTTAGAAATCGCTTTGTGCTTACCCGAGGGCAGCTGCCTCCAGAAGCCCTAAATCCGTTGCCAGCGGGCATTGGCATTGATGGGCGTGATCGCGGTGGCCTGTACGTCGAAGCCCCGCTGCCGATCAATAGGGTAGGGCCTTTAAACGTTACGATCGCGCCTCAGTTTTTCATCTCCCGCTGGTTGGGCGCCTCAAACTACAATATCGGTGACCCCGCCAACTTTGGTTTGGCAGCCCAGGTTGAGGGTTCTTTGGGGCCGCGCACCCAAGTGTTGGGCTCTGCGAGCTTAGCGGGGTTTGACTTGGCAAACTTTAGCGAGCGATTTCGGGCCAGCTTTCGGGCTCGGCAGTTGCTTGGCACCCACCGCCTTACTTTGGAGTATAGCTACCGCGATCGCCTTTTCAACGGCTCCCTCGGGTATCAGGATGTGCAAAACACCATTGGTGCCCTGCTTGAGTCTCCCGTAGTGGCTCTGGGTAACAGCGGTATTGATCTCACCTATCAGGTGTCTGGGCAATACATTACGGCCAACACCGACCGGCCTGATCTCTTAGACCCTGGGGAAGGTATAGGCTTAGCCAGCCTGTTTCGTTTTCAGGGTAGTGCTGACCTCACCCGCAACTTCTTGCTGTGGCAGGGGCAACCGCTACCTGCTACCGCCACCGAAGGGTTGCGCTATTCTCCCCGACCGCTGGTACCCAACCTGGCGCTAGGGGTCGGGCTACGAAGTGGAGCTACCTACTACACCAGCAGCGACTTCCAAGAGTCGTTAGAAACCAGAGTTATTTTGTCGGGTCAGCTGGGCCACTTACAGCGTAAAACCTTCGACTACACCCAGTTCAATATTGGCTTTAGACACACTCTCGTCGGTGGCGATACATCTCCCTTTCTGTTCGATCGAGCGGTCGATCGAAACGTGCTGTCTGGGGGCATTATTCAGCAGATTTATGGTCCTTTTCTAGCCGGTTTTCAGGCCTCGATTAACGTGGATAGCGGGCGCACCATTGATAGCAACCTCATTTTTGAATACCGTCGCCGAGCCTACGGGCTACTGGTAACCTATAGCCCCACTCAAGAAACCGGTTTCCTAGGATTTCGGCTTAGCGGCTTTGATTGGGTGGGGCGCACTGCTCCCTTTGATTCACCACCAGATACCCCTAGTGATGTGGTGGTGCAGTAG
- a CDS encoding PEP-CTERM sorting domain-containing protein (PEP-CTERM proteins occur, often in large numbers, in the proteomes of bacteria that also encode an exosortase, a predicted intramembrane cysteine proteinase. The presence of a PEP-CTERM domain at a protein's C-terminus predicts cleavage within the sorting domain, followed by covalent anchoring to some some component of the (usually Gram-negative) cell surface. Many PEP-CTERM proteins exhibit an unusual sequence composition that includes large numbers of potential glycosylation sites. Expression of one such protein has been shown restore the ability of a bacterium to form floc, a type of biofilm.), with translation MKYLTQFGLPLLSTLGVATFSMAANAALLVGNTSGNNIVIFDEITGDFRGELIPDNGLLDSPDTFVYGPDGNLYISSGTTPENSAILRFTPEGEFIDVFASGNGLFRPYGVAFGPDGNLYVSSFLSDEILRYDGTTGEFVDVFAQRQGIVPNGLNGPNGLLFDPDGRLYVTTQGSVAVEGMPVFGQPSIILSYDIATKARMVFAEQPEPSPDSRGFVSFLGMAMDPLSGELLVSDFANGIRRYDSLTGTLLGELSTNYTGSVPSSSFIGSLAFAPNGDLFTVGFDIVSEIGSILKYDGPTKERSLLADANPKLQRPIGILYAAQPVPEPFALGGLAIAAGGLMLSRRR, from the coding sequence ATGAAATATTTGACCCAATTTGGTCTTCCGTTGCTGAGCACCCTTGGCGTCGCAACGTTTTCTATGGCGGCGAATGCAGCCCTGCTGGTAGGGAACACTTCGGGCAATAACATCGTTATTTTTGATGAAATTACCGGTGATTTTCGCGGAGAACTAATTCCAGATAACGGTCTGCTAGATAGCCCCGATACCTTTGTGTATGGGCCTGATGGCAATTTATATATCAGCAGCGGCACTACCCCAGAAAACTCTGCCATTTTGCGGTTTACCCCCGAGGGTGAGTTCATCGACGTGTTTGCTTCGGGGAATGGCCTGTTTCGTCCCTATGGTGTGGCTTTTGGCCCCGACGGCAACCTGTACGTCAGCAGCTTTTTGTCCGACGAGATCCTGCGCTACGACGGCACCACCGGGGAGTTTGTTGACGTTTTCGCCCAACGTCAGGGGATCGTCCCCAACGGCCTCAATGGCCCCAACGGCCTGCTCTTTGACCCCGATGGTCGGCTCTATGTGACGACTCAGGGCAGCGTTGCAGTGGAAGGCATGCCCGTCTTTGGCCAGCCCAGCATTATTCTCAGCTATGACATTGCCACTAAAGCCAGGATGGTGTTTGCTGAGCAGCCCGAGCCTTCGCCCGACAGCAGAGGATTTGTGAGCTTCTTGGGCATGGCGATGGATCCTCTCAGCGGTGAACTGCTGGTCAGCGATTTTGCCAATGGCATTCGTCGCTACGACTCTCTCACAGGGACGCTGTTGGGAGAACTATCGACCAACTATACCGGCTCTGTGCCGAGCAGTAGCTTTATCGGCAGCTTAGCCTTTGCCCCCAATGGCGATCTGTTTACCGTGGGGTTTGACATCGTTTCGGAAATTGGCTCCATCCTCAAATACGATGGGCCGACCAAAGAGCGATCGCTGCTAGCCGACGCCAACCCTAAGCTACAGCGCCCCATTGGTATTCTCTATGCCGCGCAGCCAGTGCCAGAGCCCTTTGCTTTGGGAGGGCTGGCGATCGCCGCTGGTGGCCTCATGCTCTCTCGCCGCCGCTAA
- a CDS encoding glutamate-5-semialdehyde dehydrogenase, whose translation MTVSPLAQDAAIQPLLAIAQATRQAAQTLASLSAEAKNQAIEAAAAALETNADRIVAANQADCEAAIADNLAKPLYGRLKLDGVKLAGAIAGVRDVARLPDPVGTVQIHRELDEGLVLKRLAVPLGVLGVIFESRPDAVMQISALAIKSGNGVILKGGKEAVRSCTALVEAIKEGLENAGVDPAAVQLLTTREETRALLALEGYVDLIIPRGSNAFVRFVQENTRIPVLGHADGICHLYIDSEVNLAQAIAIAVDAKTAYPSACNAIETLLIHQDAAVQGLPPLAAALRAAQVELRGDQQAQQILPDLAPATEEDWATEYSDLILAIKVVASVEEAIAHINTYGSRHTEAIATQNPATAAHFMDRVDAAGVYHNCSTRFADGFRYGFGAEVGISTQKMPPRGPVGLEGLVTYKYQLVGDGHVSVTYSGSDAKPFTHRDLDLQ comes from the coding sequence ATGACCGTTTCTCCCCTTGCCCAGGATGCTGCCATTCAGCCGTTGTTGGCGATCGCCCAGGCCACTCGCCAAGCGGCTCAAACTTTAGCTAGCCTGTCTGCTGAAGCCAAGAATCAAGCGATCGAGGCGGCGGCAGCCGCCCTTGAAACCAATGCCGATCGCATTGTGGCGGCCAACCAAGCAGATTGCGAGGCTGCCATAGCTGACAACCTGGCCAAGCCGCTGTACGGACGGCTCAAGCTCGACGGGGTGAAGCTGGCGGGGGCGATTGCTGGTGTGCGCGACGTAGCCCGCCTGCCCGACCCGGTAGGAACGGTGCAAATTCACCGCGAGCTAGACGAGGGATTAGTGCTCAAGCGGCTGGCGGTGCCCTTGGGGGTGCTGGGGGTGATCTTTGAGTCGCGCCCCGACGCAGTGATGCAAATTTCGGCCCTGGCGATTAAGTCGGGCAACGGAGTGATTCTTAAGGGGGGCAAGGAGGCGGTGCGATCGTGCACCGCTTTAGTGGAGGCGATCAAAGAGGGGCTTGAGAATGCTGGAGTAGACCCAGCGGCAGTGCAGCTCTTGACTACCCGCGAAGAAACCCGTGCCCTGCTGGCTCTAGAAGGTTACGTGGATCTGATCATTCCACGCGGCTCCAACGCGTTTGTGCGGTTTGTGCAAGAGAATACGCGCATTCCGGTGCTGGGCCACGCCGATGGCATCTGCCATTTGTACATCGACAGCGAAGTAAATCTGGCTCAGGCGATCGCGATCGCCGTCGATGCCAAAACCGCCTATCCCTCGGCCTGCAATGCGATCGAAACCCTGCTAATTCACCAAGATGCTGCTGTTCAAGGATTGCCACCTCTGGCGGCGGCGCTACGGGCTGCCCAAGTAGAGCTGCGTGGCGATCAGCAGGCGCAGCAGATTTTGCCCGATTTAGCCCCCGCCACAGAGGAAGACTGGGCGACGGAGTACAGCGACCTGATTTTGGCCATTAAAGTTGTGGCGTCGGTGGAGGAGGCGATCGCCCACATCAATACCTACGGGTCGCGCCATACGGAAGCCATTGCCACTCAAAACCCTGCCACCGCTGCCCACTTTATGGATCGTGTCGATGCCGCAGGGGTCTACCATAACTGTTCGACCCGCTTTGCCGACGGCTTTCGCTATGGCTTTGGGGCCGAAGTCGGCATCAGCACCCAAAAGATGCCCCCTCGCGGCCCGGTGGGATTAGAGGGGTTGGTTACCTATAAATATCAGCTAGTAGGTGACGGTCACGTTTCTGTGACTTACAGCGGCAGTGACGCCAAACCCTTCACTCACAGAGATTTGGACTTACAGTAG
- a CDS encoding helix-turn-helix transcriptional regulator translates to MPLSPGYSSEMTGMAGDRPPLDDPSCHHAGSSPVDEILSIEKAQRMAEFFGVLGDPNRWRILSALALSEMRVGELATAVAMSESAVSHQLRILRATRLVSYRKQGRNVLYCLKDDHVFNLYREASDHLDEPSEE, encoded by the coding sequence ATGCCTCTAAGCCCTGGCTATTCTTCAGAGATGACTGGTATGGCTGGCGATCGCCCCCCTCTCGATGACCCTTCCTGCCATCACGCTGGTTCATCGCCTGTGGACGAGATTTTGAGCATAGAAAAGGCCCAGCGCATGGCCGAATTTTTCGGCGTGCTGGGCGATCCCAATCGCTGGCGCATTCTCTCGGCTCTGGCTTTGAGCGAAATGCGGGTAGGTGAGCTAGCAACTGCCGTGGCCATGAGCGAGTCGGCGGTGTCCCATCAGCTGCGCATTTTGCGTGCCACTCGCCTGGTCAGCTACCGCAAGCAGGGGCGCAACGTACTCTACTGCCTCAAGGATGATCACGTTTTCAATCTTTATCGGGAAGCGTCGGATCACTTGGATGAACCGTCGGAGGAGTAG